The DNA sequence CCACCTCGTGCCGGCGCTGCACGGGCTGGTGCCGCCGGCAGCCTCCGCCTGGGTGCAGCTGGTGCTGGCCACGCCCGTGGTGCTCTGGGCCGGCTGGCCCTTCCTGCAGCGCGGCTGGACCTCGGTGCGCACGCGCAGCCTCAACATGTTCACGCTCATCGCGCTCGGCGTCGGCGTGGCCTGGGGCGCCAGCGTCGTCGCGACCGTCGCCCCGGGAGCCTTCCCGCCGGAGCTGCGGGGCGAGGGCGGCCGCCCCGACGTCTACTTCGAGCCCGCCGCCGTCATCGTCGCGCTGGTGCTCGTGGGCCAGGTGCTCGAGCTGCGCGCCCGCGAGCGGACCTCCGGTGCGGTGCGGGCGCTCCTCGGGCTGGCCCCCCCGACCGCGCTGCGCGTCACCCCCCGCACGGCCTGCGGCCACGGAGGCGAGGAGGTCGAGGTGCCCCTGGAGGAGGTGGCGGTCGGCGACCTGCTGCGGGTGAGGCCCGGGGAGCGCGTCCCCGTCGACGGGGTCGTCGTGGAGGGCAGCGCCAGCGTCGACGAGTCGATGGTCACCGGCGAACCCATGCCCGTCACCAAGGACGTGGGTGACGCGGTGGTGGGTGGCACCACGGCCTCCGGCGGCGGCTTCGTCGTCAGGGCGGAAGGGGTCGGGCGCGACACCGTGCTGGCCCGCATCGTGGCGTCGGTCCAGGAGGCGCAGCGCTCGAAGGCGCCGGTGCAGCGGGTGGCCGACAGGGTCTCGGCGGTGTTCGTGCCCGTCGTCGTGGCGGTGGCCCTCGCGGCCTTCCTCATCTGGGCGCTGGCCGGGCCCGAGCCGCGCCTGCCCCACGCCCTCGTCGTCGCGGTCTCCGTCCTGATCATCGCCTGCCCCTGCGCCCTGGGGCTGGCCACGCCCATGTCCATCGGGGTGGGGGTCGGCAGGGGGGCCCAGCTCGGTGTGCTCGTGCGCGACGCAGAGGCCCTCGAGCGCCTGCAGCGCGTGGACGTGGTGGTGCTCGACAAGACCGGCACGCTCACCGAGGGCCGCCCCTCTGCGGAGCTCGTCGCCACCGGTGCCTCCTTCGACGACGACGACGTCCTGCGCTGGGCCGCAGCCGCCGAGCGGGGCAGCGAGCACCCGCTGGGCGGGGCGGTGGTCCAGGCGGCGGTGGACCGCGGGCTCGAGGTGCCGCGAGCGGAGGGGTTCGCGGCCCCCGCGGGCAGAGGGGTCCGCGCGCAGGTGGAGGGCCGCCGCGTCCTGGTGGGCAGCCCCGTCTTCCTGGTCGAGGAGGGCGTGCAGGGAGCCGGGGCCTTCGCCGGCCGCGTGGAGGCCCTGCGTGCCGAGGGAGGCACGGCCGTGCTCGTCGCGGTCGACGGCGCGGCAGCCGGTCTCCTCGCCGTCAGGGACCGAGTCCGCGAGAGCACCGCAGGAGCGCTCCGGGCGCTGCGCGCCCAGGGGCTCGAGCTCGTGATGATCACCGGGGACGCCCGGGGGACCGCCGAGGCCGTGGCGCGGCAGCTCGGAGTCGAGCGCGTCGAGGCGGAGGTGCGGCCCGAGGACAAGGCCGCGGCGGTCGCCTCCCTGCGCGCGGAAGGACGGGTGGTCGCGATGGTGGGAGACGGCGTCAACGACGCCCCAGCGCTCGCGGCAGCGGACGTGGGGGTGGCCATGGGCTCCGGCACCGACGTGGCCGTCGAGGGTGCGGGCGTGGTGCTCCTGCACAGCGACCTCGAGGCGCTGGTGCGGGCGCGAGCCCTGTCTCGGGCCACGATGCGCAACATCCGGCAGAACCTCGCCTTCGCCTTCGCCTACAACGGCCTGGGCATCCCCCTCGCGGCCGGCGTGCTGTACCCGGCGACGGGGGTCCTGCTGACGCCTGAGGTGGCGGCTGCGGCGATGGCGCTCAGCTCCGTGAGCGTCATCGGCAACGCGCTGCGCCTGCGCCGCACTGACCTCTGAAGGTCCATCGCGGCGGCTGGTCGGTGTTTGTGCTGGTCAGG is a window from the Quadrisphaera setariae genome containing:
- a CDS encoding heavy metal translocating P-type ATPase, whose protein sequence is MAVDPDGPLTAERDGHRHSFCSELCRARFLAGDDGHGGRAGRGAHGSDGDPAATYTCPMHPEVRQQGPGSCPACGMALEPVEVTAGAGPNPELADMTRRLWVAAVLAALVVVLEMGSHLVPALHGLVPPAASAWVQLVLATPVVLWAGWPFLQRGWTSVRTRSLNMFTLIALGVGVAWGASVVATVAPGAFPPELRGEGGRPDVYFEPAAVIVALVLVGQVLELRARERTSGAVRALLGLAPPTALRVTPRTACGHGGEEVEVPLEEVAVGDLLRVRPGERVPVDGVVVEGSASVDESMVTGEPMPVTKDVGDAVVGGTTASGGGFVVRAEGVGRDTVLARIVASVQEAQRSKAPVQRVADRVSAVFVPVVVAVALAAFLIWALAGPEPRLPHALVVAVSVLIIACPCALGLATPMSIGVGVGRGAQLGVLVRDAEALERLQRVDVVVLDKTGTLTEGRPSAELVATGASFDDDDVLRWAAAAERGSEHPLGGAVVQAAVDRGLEVPRAEGFAAPAGRGVRAQVEGRRVLVGSPVFLVEEGVQGAGAFAGRVEALRAEGGTAVLVAVDGAAAGLLAVRDRVRESTAGALRALRAQGLELVMITGDARGTAEAVARQLGVERVEAEVRPEDKAAAVASLRAEGRVVAMVGDGVNDAPALAAADVGVAMGSGTDVAVEGAGVVLLHSDLEALVRARALSRATMRNIRQNLAFAFAYNGLGIPLAAGVLYPATGVLLTPEVAAAAMALSSVSVIGNALRLRRTDL